The following proteins are co-located in the Vigna angularis cultivar LongXiaoDou No.4 chromosome 2, ASM1680809v1, whole genome shotgun sequence genome:
- the LOC108329487 gene encoding polypyrimidine tract-binding protein homolog 1 isoform X1, giving the protein MSTSSQHQFRYTQTPSKVLHLRNLPWECSEEELKELCKPFGKIVNTKCNVGANRNQAFVEFVDLNQAISMVSYYASSSEPAMVRGKTVYIQYSNRHEIVNNKSPGDIPGNVLLVTIEGVEAGDVSIDVIHLVFSAFGFVHKIATFEKTAGFQALIQFTDAETASAARDALDGRSIPRYLLPAHVGSCNLRISYSAHKDLNIKFQSNRSRDYTNPMLPVNYTAIEGTVQTAVGPDGKRKEPESNVLLASIENMQYAVTVDVLHTVFSAFGTVQKIAIFEKNGQTQALIQYPDVITAAAAREALEGHCIYDGGYCKLHLSYSRHTDLNVKAFSDKSRDYTVPDPSLLPAQGPATAWQNPQAAPMYPGSAPPYHTQVPGGQVPSWDPSLQAVRPSYISAPGTFPVQTGTVPPMPSYAPAAAMPAASSPLAQSSPIGHNANPMGISQSGVPPNVNLQPSGAPHSVPGSSPIMQTSQAAQGLVQPGAQPNARPDGASPPGQHYYA; this is encoded by the exons ATGTCAACCTCGAGCCAGCACCAGTTCCGATACACTCAGACCCCCTCGAAGGTGCTGCACCTTCGCAACCTCCCCTGGGAATGCTCCGAGGAGGAGCTCAAAGAGCTCTGCAAGCCCTTTGGTAAGATCGTCAACACCAAGTGCAATGTCGGCGCCAATCGCAACCAGGCTTTTGTTGAATTC GTAGATCTAAATCAAGCCATTTCAATGGTTTCCTATTATGCTTCATCTTCAGAACCTGCTATGGTTCGTGGCAAAACTGTTTACATTCAGTATTCTAATAGACATGAAATTGTCAACAACAAAAGTCCTGGAGATATTCCTGGAAATGTCTTGCTGGTAACTATTGAAGGTGTGGAAGCTGGGGATGTAAGCATTGATGTTATCCATTTG GTGTTTTCTGCATTTGGCTTTGTTCACAAAATCGCAACATTTGAAAAGACTGCAGGTTTCCAG GCTCTGATTCAGTTCACTGATGCTGAAACTGCTTCTGCTGCTAGGGATGCACTGGATGGAAGAAGCATACCAAG ATACCTACTTCCAGCCCATGTTGGTTCTTGTAATTTACGTATTTCATACTCAGCACATAAAGATCTGAATATCAAATTCCAATCAAATCGCAGCAG GGACTACACAAATCCTATGCTTCCCGTTAACTATACTGCTATTGAAGGGACGGTACAG ACGGCTGTAGGCCCAGATGGGAAGAGGAAAGAACCTGAAAGCAATGTGCTTTTGGCTTCCATTGAAAATATGCAGTATGCTGTTACTGTTGATGTCCTCCATACT GTCTTCTCTGCATTTGGAACTGTCCAGAAAATTGCTATATTTGAAAAGAATGGTCAAACTCAGGCACTAATTCAGTACCCTG ATGTCATAACGGCAGCAGCTGCTAGAGAAGCTCTAGAGGGGCATTGCATATATGATGGTGGCTATTGTAAGCTTCATCTATCATACTCTCGTCATACTGATCTCAATGTAAAG GCTTTCAGCGACAAAAGTAGAGACTATACTGTGCCAGATCCTAGTCTGCTACCAGCCCAAGGTCCTGCAACCGCTTGGCAAAATCCACAGGCTGCACCCATGTACCCTGGCAGTGCTCCTCCTTATCACACTCAAGTTCCTGGTGGCCAAGTGCCATCATGGGATCCATCCCTCCAGGCGGTTAGACCTAGTTACATATCTGCACCTGGTACTTTTCCTGTACAAACAGGTACCGTTCCTCCAATGCCATCTTATGCTCCAGCAGCAGCCATGCCCGCAGCTTCCTCACCTCTTGCACAAAGCAGCCCCATTGGTCATAATGCAAATCCAATGGGAATCTCTCAGTCTGGGGTTCCACCCAATGTAAATTTACAGCCCAGTGGTGCTCCACATTCAGTTCCTGGTTCCTCACCTATCATGCAGACCAGCCAAGCGGCTCAAGGATTAGTTCAGCCTGGGGCTCAGCCAAATGCAAGACCTGATGGTGCTTCACCTCCTGGTCAACATTATTATGCTTAG
- the LOC108329487 gene encoding polypyrimidine tract-binding protein homolog 1 isoform X2, with translation MSTSSQHQFRYTQTPSKVLHLRNLPWECSEEELKELCKPFGKIVNTKCNVGANRNQAFVEFVDLNQAISMVSYYASSSEPAMVRGKTVYIQYSNRHEIVNNKSPGDIPGNVLLVTIEGVEAGDVSIDVIHLVFSAFGFVHKIATFEKTAGFQALIQFTDAETASAARDALDGRSIPRYLLPAHVGSCNLRISYSAHKDLNIKFQSNRSRDYTNPMLPVNYTAIEGTVQTAVGPDGKRKEPESNVLLASIENMQYAVTVDVLHTVFSAFGTVQKIAIFEKNGQTQALIQYPDVITAAAAREALEGHCIYDGGYCFQRQK, from the exons ATGTCAACCTCGAGCCAGCACCAGTTCCGATACACTCAGACCCCCTCGAAGGTGCTGCACCTTCGCAACCTCCCCTGGGAATGCTCCGAGGAGGAGCTCAAAGAGCTCTGCAAGCCCTTTGGTAAGATCGTCAACACCAAGTGCAATGTCGGCGCCAATCGCAACCAGGCTTTTGTTGAATTC GTAGATCTAAATCAAGCCATTTCAATGGTTTCCTATTATGCTTCATCTTCAGAACCTGCTATGGTTCGTGGCAAAACTGTTTACATTCAGTATTCTAATAGACATGAAATTGTCAACAACAAAAGTCCTGGAGATATTCCTGGAAATGTCTTGCTGGTAACTATTGAAGGTGTGGAAGCTGGGGATGTAAGCATTGATGTTATCCATTTG GTGTTTTCTGCATTTGGCTTTGTTCACAAAATCGCAACATTTGAAAAGACTGCAGGTTTCCAG GCTCTGATTCAGTTCACTGATGCTGAAACTGCTTCTGCTGCTAGGGATGCACTGGATGGAAGAAGCATACCAAG ATACCTACTTCCAGCCCATGTTGGTTCTTGTAATTTACGTATTTCATACTCAGCACATAAAGATCTGAATATCAAATTCCAATCAAATCGCAGCAG GGACTACACAAATCCTATGCTTCCCGTTAACTATACTGCTATTGAAGGGACGGTACAG ACGGCTGTAGGCCCAGATGGGAAGAGGAAAGAACCTGAAAGCAATGTGCTTTTGGCTTCCATTGAAAATATGCAGTATGCTGTTACTGTTGATGTCCTCCATACT GTCTTCTCTGCATTTGGAACTGTCCAGAAAATTGCTATATTTGAAAAGAATGGTCAAACTCAGGCACTAATTCAGTACCCTG ATGTCATAACGGCAGCAGCTGCTAGAGAAGCTCTAGAGGGGCATTGCATATATGATGGTGGCTATT GCTTTCAGCGACAAAAGTAG